A window of Daucus carota subsp. sativus chromosome 2, DH1 v3.0, whole genome shotgun sequence genomic DNA:
GATGGAAACTTCGACTACATCATTTGGAACTGCCATTACTGGCACAGGCAAATCCACAAGCATGTTTGGAGGTGCAAAATACATGTGTACAGACATGATGCACACTATTATACCCAAAAAGAGCTGCATAAGCAACAAACAAAGACATTCTTATAGTCAATCATAAGTAATCACCAAAACACAAaaaacaacacacacacacagacacagaCATACACTTGATAGCAAAATCGATATACAGaggtaaataaattaataatctctCATCTGGAAGCAATGTGATAGCATATAGGCATAATTACATGGACTGTTGCAAGCTATGATAGAAAGATTTAGAGAACGCATCATCACGGACAAACATTAtgtgataataaataataatgcctaaatttgaaattttgatatgttagTAACCTTCCGCAAAACATAGCGGAAGCTATTGAATTTAACCAGTTATAGGTAACTCCAACATTGTAAACTTAGTTGGCCTCGAAAAACTGTGGTTGTGCACCCaaatttaacaatataatgaaacaGAAACCGATCTTAAGAGAAAAAATAAAGAGAAAGGAGGTTAGAAACTTGCCTGTAACGTAGGTTTGAAATTGAAGAGGACTATAGAGAGAATCATTGTGAGAAGCATGGCCATAGATGTTGAATACACCTAAGAGGGAAGAAACGAATAACAGGTCTTAAAGTTACAAGTCTTATAATACCAGAATTACTACAAAAACTGGGAATGGAAAGGAACAAAATATCAAGTTTTTACTAAATTTTCGAACAATGTATTTTTCTATGTATATGAAAATAACAATGAAAAGATATATATCTACAAAGATGAAGCACATAATAGCTACGGTAAGACTGATAAAGTAATAAATCACTCTAAATTCCTCTTCCCCAGAATACCCCTAAGCTATTTAAATAATTCTTgagaaagaggaagaaaattAGGCCTTTCCAAAATTCTCAAAACACTTTTTCCATGCTCCAAAATATAGGAAGAAGCGAAGAGCAAATAGTTGTGCAGGCCTCTGACGTCTCTGTCCGCTtcaaccacatgattatacttaTACTAATTCACTTTTAAATCCTATCACTAACTTTATTAGTAAAAAATGTTTAACCAAGTTATCAGCTCAATGCTTGATCATCTAAGAAACTGTAAATGTATGGAGGTGAAAGACAAATATAGTATGATGCATATCTGTTTTATATGAAATCGTCTGGACATATATATGATGTGCATCATGTGCATGGCCATGTGTGTACAAGATAACAATATAATTGAAGTGTAGTAGAATAAAGACACTAACCTTAACAATATTGTCTGCATAATTCATTAGCCATGAAACCAATAGACCAGTGGAACCAAGTTTTAATACCACCATCCATGTTACGATATTGTATCCGTCGAAAAGCATTGCCACCATGGCCCTTTTTCAAATCCTCCTCTAAAATCATCCATGATGAGTCGTGCCAGGTTGAAAATAGCCCCAAACCTGAATAAGTTAGAAGTTTAATTAATCCTCCTAAAAAAAGTTCATCATCAATATTTATCATACTACTCCTTTTTTGTCGAAGATACTGAAAAGAACCCAAATCAGCATATGTTATGTGTGCAAGTTGTGCTTTCTGTCAGATGTATAAAGGAGCTTTAATCCATTgcaaacaaattaattaatgctatttagcaaataaaataaataaatagataatgCTGATTGCTGATACCAGTTTACTCCTACCCCCGCGGGACTTTTCTTTTTCCATGTAGGTCAACATATTGCAAAAGGTTGTAACGATACTTGTCTACATAAAGGATGAAGAACTGAAGGCTGAAAGAAACAAAGAGATATAATCTTGATGTACGTAACAAGAAATTGATAATTCCATTGTATATCGTTCACGTAATTCATTGTCTAAGATAATAAAGAAGATTTTGTTAGATAAGAATATGGGAGTATAAAATTATGAAGTCAAACTCAGTTTCAGATGATGAAACATCAATCTTCCGAACTTTTAGTTCATGAAAGGTCTCCATATATCTAGACTATCAATTTAggcataatatatatacacgcaAATTGTGAGTGCTAGATGCAAAGAAATTGTTTCTGACTTGTATTGCCATCTAAATGATCCTAATAATTAAGACAACAATAAGCAGGATTACAATACTCTGCCGCATTTCAATTAGTATTCTAGCAGTTGAACGGAGTTAAAATGGGCATCAGAAGTTTAAAATGGAAACAAATTGAGGAATGCTAACAATTAGCCGAAAAATTGAGCTGAAAGATGCACAGATAAATCAAAACAATGTAAGTAGAGATTGGAAATAAAGTAAGATTGATTTAGGTTATATAGGGGTAGAAGACCTGGGAACTTGTGAGGACTGTGAGAAGCGATGCAACCACGTACCACTGCATCCAATCTCTCCTTCTCTCCCCCTCCCGACTCTCTCTCTCCTGAGTCTCCCAGTTCTAGTTGCTCGCAACggtcgaaaccgaaccgaacgaaataaccgaaaaccgaactttaatatttttacaaaccGAACCGTACTTGTgtttcaaaccgaaccgaaccgaaatacttcggttttttcggttcggttacatCAAAACCGAACTTTTTAAAGAAAAACTTGTGATTTAAAGACGACTAAGTCGGTAAAATCAAAAAGCTTGCGATTCATATAGATCTTTGTTCTGGAGTTGATACAATGCCCCAAAAAGGACAAAAACAACCTACTTTAGCAATCTGGTTGCCTATATATTGATTACCAAGAATGAAAATaagaaattaagaatcaactaaCCCACCTGCTATTATTGATTATCCAAAGATCTGAAATCAACTAATTACTACCTGGACTGGAAGGGAAACTCGGACAATGGATGACTGGAACTCGATTGAACAATCAGGGAAATAACCAAGCAGGAGTTTGGAAGTGGAGGCGAAGCCCCCTGTTTAGAAGTGTTTAGGTTGTTTCCACAGTACTTTACtagttttagtttaattttaatgtattaataatattatatacaaatataattccgaaattatgaatttaaaaaCCGGACTGAacctaaatttttttgaaattttaaaaaaatttcaaaccaaACAGAATCGAATTTGTACGGTTCAGTTCTGTATCATCTTCTTCCTCCTTATAACTGAAaactatttaaatatttctattccgactaatttttaattagtttttgcAGTACCTAACTATAAAGAACATGATAaaggaaaaatattattgacacagctaataaaaatatattaataataattaatttattaattatttaaaattttatttaattaaaatacatattatttaaCATATCTTAAtctttaaaataagttaaatattaaaatatataaaataaaataataattataataagttACTCGTGCATTATACGGGTTAAAGTGGGAGCTTTTATGATAACGTatataaatttgattaaatcaaaaaaaaaaaatgttatcaaAAGGTtaagtatattttatcttatgaTATTTagactttataatttttttagatcgTAAGTGAAAAGTATAAATAATAactattttatcatttatatgtaaATGTTTTTCCAATATTTATGTGTTAAAGCgttatttcattaattttaaatcattattttcatatttgttattttgtaagaaaaagaaaatatttatttcatattgACTTCATGTTTCTTGattaatatttcttcatttataATAGGAATAACAATCAATatatagtttcaaaaaaaaaaaaatcaatatatattatgtaaataaTGTATACGGTACAATGATTGTCCTATATATAGTCCTTTTACTATGATCTCTACAGAGTACAACCGAAGATTATTAACTCCAGCCCAGCAAAATTCGCAAGAAATTCATGCAACCATGCACCAGATTCATTAAACAGTGCAAGACCATTACTTCTCAGAATTAACTCAGGTGGAGCAATGTAAATTATTAATGGATACAGTACCAAATACAAATACAGCAAGGCAGTACTTCCTACTATCCTTGCAATTTATTGACAGAGCGTCTAGACAAGCACAAATATGCATATGGTCAAATAAAACTTGAAATGATCTAAACAAGGAAAGCAAGAATAAACATCACTAGTTTTCTTCAAGAAAGAGGATGTAAACTCTCAAGTTGAGCTCTCTCCCCCCTTTCATCTACAAAAATTGCAAGCTTTATAAATTAGAACTCCCGTGTTAGTCGGATATTCTAATCTCGACTTTTAAAATGTCCTTCACTTGTTCGTAAGCCACAAATGCAATTGCTATTGAAGGGACCACCTAAATAAGATAACATCAAAGTCAAAAATGAGGCTTAGATATATAGCTTGAGCGGTTCGTTCGTGACTAAATCCTAGCATCAATAATACAAACTTTTGGCGACTCACTGACCTTAACAGAGTTGGGGACCAAACCCTTATATAAAGCTCTGAATCCCTCATACTTGACAGTCTTTCTGAAGGCATCAATCATCCCAGTATATTCCAGAGGAGCCTTGCTCCCCCCATCACCAACGATGATGGAAGATGCATCTTTCCATCCTACCATTTGCATCCTTCTCCGAACAACATCAAGAGGATAAGCAACAGTTTGACCAACAGTTCCTGCAGCAGCCCCACAGGCAAGCCTTGTGATAACACCCAAATCAGAACCATCATTAAGTCCAAGCGGGTCAGATTTTATTAACCAATCCTTTAGAGATTCGTAAACAGCAAAGTTGAGGCCCACATACGGAACCTGTATAAAAACAAAGAGAAGATTAAAACCAATTCCATTAGAAGTGCCTTCATTAATTTCCATATATCTTAACAGCGGCATAACAATATCCAATAGATAATGTGACCAGGGCTTTCTCAGAACAGAACACGTAGGAATCTACACAAATCGGACTTACACAAGAATAGCAGTGCACAACGGTACAGAATCTTTTCATTTCCGTTAGAATTTAAATTCATAGATGACTTATTTAGATTAACTTAAAGCTACAATGTTTTTCCATTTCTCCGTATCTTACAGGTACCGAGTCCCATTCGAAACAAGTTTTTGTTCTACAAAgtccaaaaataatataattgataATGGCCCTGTTTGTTGGGTTTATTCTCCTCTTATATATAACaccaattttcaagataaaaacTAAGGCCACAATGTTTTTCTATAAAATTTAAAGCTACAATGTCCTTAAAAAAACCAAAGCTACAAAATTTTCTATTCCCCCACATGTTACTAGAAAGTCCCATTTGAAACTAGTTACTACTCTGCACAGTCCACATAAAGTTGATGGCTTTCTGAACACAAAATTCCTGCCTTGCTACCATTTGTTTTGTGCACCCACTTAGATGTATAAAAAGCACAGGGGCAAACTTAAGAACAGGTATCCTTAAGATGCACAAAATTGAACACATTGGAACTTTACATAGAAAAAAAGTTGAAACTTGAAAGGAGATGTTGACCAATGGAAACAATAGGTCTAAAAAAAGGCATCTTTCTGCAAGAGTCAAATATGTGATACTTTCTTAAAAATACATCTTTTATTTTCCGGAAATAATTGACCGTGGCCGTGAATACTGGATAATGTGAACTAAAAGAATTCTGATGGTGTGAAGTGTAAATAAAAAGCTAGACCTGAATATATTCAGAATTGTGTCTCATTGCAGATAACTAAATTGAAAGCCACAGAACCACCTAATAAAATAAAAGCGGAAACTCTTTGATAGATTACAtaagaaattataaatataatacttaCGACACCAATAACAGAAGGAACCCAGCCCCTATATAGAGCACGTGGGCCTTCCTGACGAAGCACAGTTGACAAAGCATGAAACATTCCTCTGTATTGATAAGGAGAGGCCTCCGTCTGCAAATTTAGTGAAAAGTAAATGAGAATATGAAGCCTGCAGGCACTGGAACAGGATCCCCACAAACTCTGAATATAAAAATCTCCCGACTAAAAAAAACAAAGTGATACCTGTACAGTTAATCTTCCTCGCACCATGTCCAAAGGATAAGTGGCAGACATTGCAATTATTCCAGCACAAGCTCCAGCTCCAAGGCGCAATAAAGGAGTCAGCTGAGCATCCTCTgccaaaataaaaatagataattaaGATTTTCTTCATCTAAAACCGTTGGAATTGAAGAACTGAAACAGCTACAACTCTTGAACTACAGCAAAGGGATAACATACTAGCATATTATGATTAAATAGAAAATCTGACGTAAAAATATATTAGCTATCCACAAGTACACAGTTGTTTGTTTATAGGAGTAATCTCATAAATGCCTTGAGAGACAATGATGCTTTGGCCTTATGGTCCTCACGCAGATAGCCGAGCATAGAAAATATTTCAAGTACacttaattttagtttaatatgtAGAAACTACTGAATTGCAATAGTAGAGTACAAAAATAAACATACCATTGCCAGTTTGCTGCTGATACAGCCACAAGATACCCCTGTTTCAAGGTAAATTGAAAAAGCAGTGGATGGAGAAACATTAGacatagaaaatatataatgaattttatttttttagacaAGATGTGAAAAGTTGCTTGTTAAATAAATCTTAGTCACTGTGAAGAGGCATACCTTGAAGCTTGCTCATAACTGAAGAATTTCACAGCTGAATTTGGAACAATGCGAGCACAATTAGTACCATTGCCTTTGAACAGTCCCTTAAAACCCTCAGTTctccatatatattttaaaccttgaagggtgCCATTATACTTCATGTTGTGAGGGTTTTGAACCTGCATACCACACAGCTCGCTTAATAAGTAGTCTTTGTATcagaaaaatcaaaatgtaAGCTTTACCATTTCAATTGAACAGTTGTTGCTAATAGATCAATATGTCGAGAAAAGCAAAAATCCTCGTCTACTGGACTCGTAGTTCAGCATTATCGACACAATTTATTTCGCAACCATGCATAGACTACAATCACAAATTCCATCACGATACAACACACAGATGTAGCCCACAAGTTCAAActaactaaaaaataaataagcaaAAAATTTATGTGGTATACTACTATGGGGTTAGAGCCTGGAATCAGGTTAGGATGGTATGTGGTTAAGGTATCCCTTCTAATATCACATGTAGAATGAATctgtttaattttaaatattattatgttattgaCTAAACTAAATTATTCTATTATATCAAAAaatgcaaatattttttttattattaaaaacatttatttgtaaatataaatatttttttgtcattattaatgttttttggaatgataaaaaataaaattaaaaatgatactCGTACCACCTTCTAATATTCACCTCCCcctttcaaaaaaatcatatcttggtggtttgaggtatgggtatgagaataaataaaatttcaaccAAAGATGAGGTATAGGTTTAGTTGATTCTATACCCATACCTGATTCATGATACCTACCACCCAACCAAACGACTCCTATAttctatcattttttttaacacaTAGAAAGGAGTAGAAAAGGTTAAAAATGGAAAATACTTAGCAAACTAAAACAAACATTGTCACAATCATGTAGAAAGGTGGCCAACCTGTAGCAATATTTTCAGTCGTTCCAGAGGAGCTACAGCAGTCCGGGacctgaaatatatatataaataacaatCTGTAATATTTAATAAACTAATGACTTCTATAATTGAATAAGGTTCTGCGTAATCAAGCCGAAgcacatgatatatatatatatatatagataattatCAAGTTTCAACCCTCTCAAAGGCACGGCATGTTTATCAAATGCAAGTTGGACATGGAATTGTGTATCCAGAGGTAGAATTTTCGAGGCACAACATTAGAAAACTAATGTATGTTATTCTACACGACAACATACATGATTAAGTTGCTCATTTTCCATGGAAAAACTATACAAACTTGAAACTACTGCCTTGCAAAAGCCGATTGTTGTCAGACCGATTGAGATGAttcattaataattcaaaagcAAGCAATGTCATGTACGAGAACTACAATAGTATTTCaccaagaaaagaaagaaaaggaaaggcAAACAAGTTAAAGCTAATTTTCACGACCAAACACAATCTTTCACATAACACTAGAAAATATGTTTAAAGCTATTCCTGTTtgggaaaaaagaaaagaaagaggagATACTGAACAAGATTTGTTGTCAAAGAAAGCAAAATGCAGTAGAAGCATTGGTGTGGATCCTGGCATGCACATATATTTCATGACAAGTCCTATTTATACGTGAAAGAAAAATCTAAACTTCAAACGGGATTGCTTGATTCCTGTATCTTGCtaaatagttttaaaaaaaacagagagagagagaagaagaCGCAGTTTTGATTAAGTTTTAACCTAAAGGCAGGTCTGGAGAGAAACAAACGGCGCTTTAATTATAAAGATTGACAAGACGATGTTATATGTTAGAAAATCGAAATGATAAACTAGTATTGTAATTAAAAAACGACGGGGATTAATGATCCAATTGATAACAAGGCAATGTATGGAGAAGGGGCTTACACGCCGCCGGCAACACCTCCGGCGAGAAGAGACTTGCAGATACTGAGGAGCTCTAAAGAGGGAGGTTTAACAAGCTTAGCTTCCTCGGCCAGATTGACGATGGTGGAGACAGCAGAGTCGTTCCTTTTCACATCCTCTGAAGACATCGAATCGAATGATTAGatataatattacttaaatGATCGGACGGCCGGCCGGTGATTAGTGTTTGACACCAACTAAAACCCCCTTTCCAGACGACGAGAGTTGTTAAAGTTCGTGTAATGCGGCGGCGTCTCCACTCGTTCTACTTGTGCTTGTACTATTAATGCATCTATGTTTTCTAATCTCAACTCCACTAAACTTTTTCATTTCTTGTTTACTTGCAATAATTTTAGACCaacttgtttttttaaatactttCTATTCACCAGGTTTAGCTTAAGGGGATTTGttatttaaacaaaacaaattataaataataagtcaATTTGATTTATAGGACATTAAATgtgttttgataattttatttataattcaattgaatgtttggtaatttaaatttataaatcaagaaaataaaataaaattattaaagtacaagtaattttattaataaataaaattaattacatattaaatttttgaaaatatcataataaaatacaaattattaaagtCTCGAAAAcaactattatttaaaaattgtgGCTCACTCAACTTCTTTTACCAAATTGTTCTTTTACCAAATTGTACTGCTTCTAATTTATAAGTTAAGAAGTGCTTATTGACCAAACATACCGGTGATCTTTTCAGTTTAGTATTTTATGTCTTAGTTTATACTCCTATTAGTATTTATCTATTTCTCGCATTTTCAATTAATACTCCTTCCAAAATTATGTGTAGTAAGAAATACTTAatttaatgatttatatatttatttattatattaaataaactaatGCTTTTAACAAAcaagtttataattttaaacattttattttaagaaaatagtttACTTATTACtttctattattaaaataaatttgtgttTCATTTATTACAACATGCATGCATGTTAGTAGTTGTTAAAATGCATATACaagtaattttattaataaataaaattaattacatattaaatttttgaaaatatcataataaaatccaaattattaaagTCTCGAAAAAAACTAACATTTCAAAATTGTGACTCACTCAACTTCTTTTACCAAATTGTACTTATACCAAACATGCCGGTGATCTTTTCAATTTAGTATTTTATGCCTTAGTTTATACTCCTATTAGTATTTATCTATTTCTCGCCTTTTCAATTAATACTCCTTCCAAAATTATGCGGAGTAAGAAATACTTAatttaatgatttatatatttatttattatattaaataaactaatgcttctaacaaacaaatttataattttaaacattttatttaaaaaaataatttaattattactttctattattaaaataaatctgtGTTTCATTTATTACAGCATACATGCATGTTAGTAGTTGTTAAAATGCATATACaagtaattttattaataaataaaattaattacatattaaattcttgaaaatattataataaaatacaaattatcaaagcctagaaaaaaaaaactaacattTCAAAATTGCGACTCACTCAACTTCTTTTACCAAATTGTACTGCTTCTACTTTATAAATTAGAAAGTGCTTATTGACCAAACATGCCGGTGATCTTTTCAATATAGTATTTTATGCCTTGATTTATACTTCTATTAGTATTTATCTATTTCTCACCTTTTCAATTAATACTCTTCCAAAATTATGTGTAGTAAGAAATACTTAatttaatgatttatatatttatttattatattaaataaactaatgcttttaacaaacaaatttataattttaaacattttattttaaaacaaatagtttaattattactttctattattaaaataaatttgtgttTCATTTGTTACAGCATACATGCATGTTAGTAGTTGTTAAAATGCATATATTTGAATGATCAGGCAAAAGCAGGTCCACTTAAAAGTAAAGAAACAGCAACCCTTGGAATCACAGAAGCATTATTCTACTTGAGATAA
This region includes:
- the LOC108210184 gene encoding mitochondrial adenine nucleotide transporter ADNT1 yields the protein MSSEDVKRNDSAVSTIVNLAEEAKLVKPPSLELLSICKSLLAGGVAGGVSRTAVAPLERLKILLQVQNPHNMKYNGTLQGLKYIWRTEGFKGLFKGNGTNCARIVPNSAVKFFSYEQASRGILWLYQQQTGNEDAQLTPLLRLGAGACAGIIAMSATYPLDMVRGRLTVQTEASPYQYRGMFHALSTVLRQEGPRALYRGWVPSVIGVVPYVGLNFAVYESLKDWLIKSDPLGLNDGSDLGVITRLACGAAAGTVGQTVAYPLDVVRRRMQMVGWKDASSIIVGDGGSKAPLEYTGMIDAFRKTVKYEGFRALYKGLVPNSVKVVPSIAIAFVAYEQVKDILKVEIRISD
- the LOC108205610 gene encoding CMP-sialic acid transporter 1; the encoded protein is MVAMLFDGYNIVTWMVVLKLGSTGLLVSWLMNYADNIVKVYSTSMAMLLTMILSIVLFNFKPTLQLFLGIIVCIMSVHMYFAPPNMLVDLPVPVMAVPNDVVEVSIDGKTDI